One Vicia villosa cultivar HV-30 ecotype Madison, WI unplaced genomic scaffold, Vvil1.0 ctg.005990F_1_1, whole genome shotgun sequence genomic window carries:
- the LOC131642880 gene encoding protein MAIN-LIKE 1-like — translation MKFVGKDGTVAGRTIDRADARARAAVDEAGTSVLRAGRVPLTGSNRKRRAEQAGRGFLAPCRRGGRASTAVDEQVVQDDVAEVEAVAVAGEEVAVAEEQVPRVEERVAVVEEEVVEEWVVHDTDTTPGASTEPSVYTDGAFPGGPFDKSVLTGYADHVAYRIWHGEERPVLKLTSHGSKLKNFPERPMLEQVARIVRDFHLMDFAGCSLTMLDVPILSAFVERWHPETSSFHLPFREMTVTLDDVHSLFHIPIVGTFFTPVHRDQTMAVHMVMDALEVDELVVLKEFGDTRGFHLKMSWLRRVYQELVDAGRYQAAAMAYMLHLVACTLFADKSGVYIDVSYLSLFINLETPCWAWGVAAMTMLYTTLDVASCLDTRQLAGYLSLLQCWIYEQFPHSCERNTQRCAAADPYARRWKAGQTHHGGVIEYRRRLDALTLYDVIWTPYTGHCDHLPFDVSSLYSGYVIWESHVARHLLERCLRQFGYIQGIPRPVPETLAGGIDRWIQSHILSSLEIIDTTIAVQ, via the exons ATGAAATTCGT AGGCAAAGATGGTACTGTTGCGGGTCGGACCATTGATAGAGCCGATGCTCGTGCTCGGGCAGCTGTTGATGAGGCTGGTACCTCAGTGTTACGTGCTGGACGAGTTCCTCTGACCGGTTCTAACCGAAAACGGAGGGCTGAGCAGGCGGGTAGGGGGTTCCTCGCACCTTGTCGTCGGGGTGGTAGAGCATCCACTGCTGTGGACGAGCAGGTGGTTCAGGATGATGTTGCTGAGGTTGAGGCGGTGGCTGTTGCTGGGGAGGAGGTTGCTGTTGCTGAGGAGCAAGTTCCTAGAGTTGAGGAGCGGGTGGCTGTAGTTGAGGAGGAGGTTGTTGAGGAGTGGGTGGTGCACGATACGGACACCACCCCAGGTGCATCTACGGAGCCATCAGTATACACTGATGGAGCTTTTCCAGGAGGACCTTTTGACAAGTCCGTTTTGACAGGATATGCTGACCATGTCGCTTATAGGATATGGCATGGAGAG gAGCGTCCAGTGCTGAAGCTCACTTCTCACGGGTCGAAGTTGAAGAACTTTCCCGAGAGACCGATGCTTGAGCAAGTGGCGAGGATAGTTCGGGACTTCCATTTGATGGACTTTGCTGGATGCTCCTTGACGATGCTGGACGTCCCTATATTATCAGCTTTTGTTGAGAGATGGCACCCGGAGACATCATCCTTCCATCTTCCATTCAGGGAGATGACAGTGACTCTGGATGATGTGCATTCCCTATTTCACATTCCGATTGTTGGTACGTTTTTCACACCAGTTCATAGGGACCAGACGATGGCGGTGCACATGGTGATGGATGCTTTAGAGGTTGATGAGCTGGTTGTGCTTAAGGAGTTTGGTGACACTCGGGGCTTTCACCTCAAGATGTCTTGGTTGAGGAGGGTTTATCAGGAGCTTGTCGATGCAGGGAGGTATCAGGCTGCCGCTATGGCGTACATGCTACATCTAGtggcatgtactctctttgcGGACAAGTCTGGAGTTTATATAGACGTCAGCTATCTTTCTCTATTCATCAACCTTGAGACCCCATGTTGGGCTTGGGGAGTGGCGGCAATGACGATGCTGTACACGACGCTTGATGTCGCATCTTGTCTTGACACCAGACAACTTGCTGGTTATCTGAGCTTGTTACAG tGTTGGATCTACGAGCAATTCCCTCACAGCTGCGAGCGGAATACCCAGCGTTGTGCGGCTGCTGACCCTTATGCAAGGAGGTGGAAGGCCGGACAGACCCATCATGGAGGGGTGATTGAGTACAGACGGAGGCTGGATGCTTTGACGCTGTATGATGTCATCTGGACACCGTATACAGGTCACTGCGATCATCTTCCTTTTGATGTATCTTCTTTATATTCAGGGTATGTCATATGGGAGAGCCATGTGGCTAGACACTTGCTTGAGAGGTGTCTACGTCAGTTTGGTTATATACAGGGCATCCCACGTCCGGTCCCAGAGACTCTAGCTGGTGGCATTGATCGTTGGATTCAAAGTCACATCCTCAGCTCCCTCGAGATCATTGATACAACCATTGCGGTTCAGTAG
- the LOC131642879 gene encoding uncharacterized protein LOC131642879, with product MELLCLIVTLAVILVLGFVFVIFVEAYRRRNNHEHIEVPAIFEDPNSLKQVPCPHVVDPASKYISLIIPAFNEEHRLPSALEETMVYLQHRASKDPSFSYEVVIIDDGSVDGTKRVAFEFVRKYTVDKVRVILLGRNHGKGEAIRKGMLHSRGELLLMLDADGATKITDLEKLENQIRAVAKKDGDSSGSDPSFRISDTPVVVFGSRAHLEEKALATRKWYRNFLMKGFHLVVLLAAGPGIRDTQCGFKMFTRAAARKLFSNVRLKRWCFDVELVFLCKWFQIPISEISVIWSEIPGSKVNLLSIPNMVWELLLMSVGYRIGIWRISNST from the exons ATGGAGCTTCTGTGTTTAATTGTCACGTTAGCTGTGATTTTGgttttagggtttgtgtttgtAATCTTCGTTGAAGCATATAGAAGAAGAAATAATCATGA GCACATTGAAGTTCCGGCGATTTTTGAGGATCCTAATTCGTTGAAACAG gtaCCTTGCCCACATGTTGTTGATCCTGCCTCAAAGTATATTTCTTTGATAATTCCTGCATTTAACGAGGAACATCGACTTCCCAGTGCACTTGAGGAAACTATGGT TTATCTGCAACATCGTGCTTCAAAGGATCCTTCTTTTTCATATGAG GTTGTAATTATTGATGATGGAAGTGTAGATGGGACTAAAAGAGTAGCTTTCGAATTTGTTAGGAAATACACAGTAGACAAGGTAAGGGTCATCCTTCTTGGAAGAAATCATGGCAAGGGAGAAGCCATCAGAAAA GGAATGTTGCACTCACGCGGTGAATTACTTCTCATGCTTGATGCTGATGGAGCAACCAAGATCACTGACCTAGAAAAACTTGAAAATCAG ATTCGAGCTGTTGCCAAAAAGGATGGAGATTCAAGTGGTAGTGATCCTAGCTTTAGAATATCTGATACACCTGTTGTTGTATTTGGTTCACGAGCTCATCTAGAGGAGAAAGCTTTGGCTACA AGGAAGTGGTACCGCAATTTTTTAATGAAGGGGTTCCATCTTGTGGTTTTACTGGCTGCTGGTCCTGGAATTCGTGATACACAG TGTGGTTTCAAGATGTTTACTAGGGCTGCAGCTAGGAAACTCTTTTCAAATGTCCGCTTGAAAAG GTGGTGCTTTGATGTTGAATTGGTCTTTTTGTGCAAGTGGTTTCAGATCCCAATTTCGGAAATTTCTGTAATTTGGTCTGAGATTCCAGGATCCAAAGTGAATCTTCTTAGTATACCAAACATGGTTTGGGAGCTTCTGCTAATGTCCGTAGGGTACAGGATTGGTATATGGAGAATCTCTAATTCCACCTGA